A section of the Maniola jurtina chromosome 28, ilManJurt1.1, whole genome shotgun sequence genome encodes:
- the LOC123879585 gene encoding uncharacterized protein LOC123879585, which yields MDNQKSDNPPASTNTISIPITQELHANPEEDETSITSREICAQRLDLPETQTDTMVPRIKLENEESLFNAGTSSIPPVLIKRLEAPITNQPLRISSLPSPMSLNMPLSNAPLPLFLQALAKLNESSLSLVMADKRINNPQLWFNTRNYSEITPPDSLISAPPSYSFVLRQMAVRRRPRLMGTFIPSPSYIQHTPPPNYATAFDIYVDNPLPPPPARVYNFGFTPMAIVCPECGYTGMTVVASKITLCTHLCACILCLLCCWICAPLPYLLRSCKDVYHYCRNCRNFLGMYCPTNPESAYP from the coding sequence atggATAATCAGAAAAGTGATAATCCTCCTGCAAGCACCAATACCATTTCTATTCCTATCACACAAGAACTCCATGCAAACCCAGAGGAAGACGAGACATCTATAACTTCTAGAGAAATATGTGCTCAAAGATTAGATTTACCTGAAACTCAAACCGATACTATGGTACCAAGAATCAAACTTGAGAACGAAGAATCGTTATTCAATGCTGGAACATCGTCAATACCTCCAGTACTAATTAAACGATTAGAAGCTCCAATAACTAATCAACCGTTACGAATATCGTCTTTACCCTCTCCTATGTCCTTAAACATGCCTTTATCGAACGCACCACTGCCATTATTCTTGCAAGCATTAGCTAAATTAAACGAGAGCTCCTTAAGTTTAGTTATGGCTGACAAAAGGATCAATAATCCACAACTTTGGTTCAATACCAGGAACTATTCAGAAATTACTCCCCCAGATTCACTGATAAGTGCTCCCCCATCCTACTCGTTTGTATTAAGACAAATGGCAGTACGAAGAAGGCCTAGATTGATGGGAACTTTTATTCCTTCTCCATCATACATTCAGCACACCCCGCCGCCTAATTATGCAACGGCGTTTGATATTTACGTTGATAATCCTTTACCACCTCCTCCAGCGAGAGTTTATAACTTTGGTTTTACACCAATGGCTATTGTTTGCCCTGAGTGTGGTTACACGGGGATGACTGTAGTGGCAAGCAAAATAACCCTTTGCACTCACTTATGCGCTTGCATACTATGTTTGCTATGCTGCTGGATATGTGCCCCATTACCATATTTGTTAAGATCCTGTAAAGACGTCTACCATTATTGTAGAAATTGTCGGAACTTCTTGGGAATGTATTGCCCGACTAACCCAGAAAGCGCTTATCCATAA